The nucleotide sequence CTTTTGAGGAGCTCCGAGAATTGAATGACAGTGCTATGCATTAGATGCACAGGAGGGTCATTAAGCTGGAGGAGCTTGTGAGGCGACTACCGGAGTTCATGGGCTTCCCATGTGAAACACCCGgtttatatacatataaaatttcATATTTTATAAGAACAAATTTAACAAAAGATTTCATGTTCCAAAACATAAGCTAACACAGTTAGCATGAAGTTGATTTAAAATACAAAACCACATGTCTATCATTTAGTTATACTTTAACAAAAGCAGAAGCTAACGAGCATTCGGGAAGTGTTCGGGTCTTGACGTGGCTTGCTCTTCATCTAGAGCTTTAATTTAGAAGTTACATATCATAAGATTTCATTCAAACGATTAGTAGTTGGGTTACtttaacaaaatcattaaaaccgATAGATAATAACAATTTTTTAAACAATGTCCCCCACACGTTGTGCCAGGGAACACTTGTCCCCTCGTGTGGCGTGGGGTAGCACTTTTTCCCGAAGTTTGCCAAAGCAGACAGTTTTACCCTTAGCCAATATTTTACCAATATTTCCTCAATTTCCGTCCAAACTCGACCCAATATCATTTTTTTCTTTAAATAATGTTTTTTCCATATATTTATAGGCCCGAATAACTACTCGGGCCCGGATTCTTTAAGTTTTAACTTGTCTTACTCAGTTTGGAGTTAATTACCCAAACCGACCCGTTAGGAAGCGTTACACCTCTTGACCCTTGCCTCCCATTTTCTTATTGAATGGTCTCCTCATTTCTTCTGACCATAATCTACATTATGATTGATTTTCTTGGATAAAACCTTAACATTCACTTATTCCTTTTTTATTTGGTGTTTTACCCAAATTGACCCGGTATGAGACTTTGAGCTATTTAGCTCAAATCTTTCTCACCCAGTAATCAAGGTCTCTTATTATTTCCGAATCACAATCAAAATCATGGTTGGTATATTGGATCAATATCTCGCCTTCTACGACCCCGCGGGTCCTTTATACCTTGGTTTTACATGTTCGACACTTAGTTTATGACCTTATAAACCACAAACGACCCGTTTGGTTTGCCACTCGTGATTCTCTACAAGAATGAGTGGCAACCATCCTTCTCATCAATTTTCACCATGGTCCATGACCACGTTTATTCTCGTTAGGCAATACCTTCGCTTCTATGACCCCGCGGGTCATTTATACTTCAGTTTTACATGCCATTCGATATAGTTTTGTTTAAAACACCTTTCTTCCATTTAATCCCAAAAGGGAATTCTTAAATCAACTCTATCTAGTATGTCATTTAGCATCTTCAACAACAATGTAGTATAGTAAAAATGTAACAATATAGCTACGTACCTTAGAATCACCCTTGACGTGCTTCTTTCTCGGCTTGGCTTCCGAAACTTTACTTGACTTGCCTAAATTGAACCCAAGTGATTATTAGAATACGTAATCAATTATAGTCCCATATTCTTAATGATTTCACCAAGGTTTTCATGAGTTAAAAGCAAtcagttctcatttaggcatatTATCAAATACTTGGTGGTGTTGACACTTGTTAACATGTTTTTCAGGTGCTTAATATCGGCTTTGGGATTTTGGCAAAGTATGTGTCTGGTGAACGTGTTATTATTGTACTTTCGTTTTGGACAATGTTTTAATTTGGGACCTATGTATTAAGATCCTTAATGGATCAAAACATCTATGTTGTGTTTATGTCTTGTAAATTATAAATAAACGTCCAAAACAATTAATAAATCATTAATCAAATACCAATGGGTACCAACCTCCATCACTACCATGTTTTCATTTCGTTGTgagattttggggtgtgacacgggTCTTGCTCTGAGCTGAATAGTTACTATAGGACTAAATCATTCTTTACGGGAGATTGGTtgggttttatatatatatatctatatatatatatcagaaaaCTTGGTAATTTGTTAACAGTAGAAGTCTTGCATGTGGTTAGGGATTCTTGCTTAGGTGATTTGTTCATATCATTATTCACACTCGTGCTTGTTATTGCTCTTGTCTTTGTCttagttattataattaatttaggTTATTAGTTAGTTAATTAGATTAAACAAAAATCCAATTAATTTTAGCTAGTAATTCAGTTTAGATTGAGTTTTAGAGTTTACTACTTCGAGCCCCTATGTTCGATACTCAGTCTTGCTTATTATACTATTTCAAGTCCGGTACACTTGTCGTTTTTTTGTAGTTTTAGGTAATTCCATCTTTTAAAACTTGTTCCCAAATTTAGTACACATTCACGTACATCAGTAATAAAAAACCAAACTTCACTAAAATCACACGATCATACGTAAAAACCATTGTTCAAGTCAAACCAGAACAAGAACCATCTTAGCCTAAATTGTTCCAAAATTGTATCGTAACATTTTAATAAACAAACCAAACACAGATACAGATGAAGACATAAATGATATAGTAAATGAAAACGAAAGCAACCGAGTCAATTTACGCGATTAAACGCAAACCGAATGACCGAATGCTTAATCCTCAAGCCTCTAACCTCCCGATTTGCTCTTCTGACTTCAAATGATTGTTCTCAGCCTCCCAATCGCGATCCCACAAGTTTGGTAGTCAAGCGTGCTTAAATAAACGATAGAGCATTAGTAGGTCGATAATTTAACTTGACGGGCAAGATATCAAATTTTGAAACACATGGCCTGTGTGGTCCTTTCCAGTTTCTTTATTTTTGCATCAAACCTACAAATCCAAGGTAACTATGATTATATATTAATTCTTATCAGATTTGCAATAAAAGTAGTCTAAAGTAGAGGGGAATGTGTATAGAATATATGTGTTATTTGGAACACGACACCATTCACCAAAAAACACTACAATTAGCAAAGAACATGTGTGAAATGATAGGACCATCTTTTGGAGTGGTTATCCCTTGAAATATTATTATCTCTTTGTGATTATGTGTAGCACCTCCTTAACAATGAACAAAAAAGGTGATAACGAATCACCTTGTCTAACACCACGTTGTATATTGAATCCCTTGGTGGGAGAGTCTTTTACAAGTACTAGTGTTGCCTATTCAAGGCAACTTCTAATCGAACTCCTCCGTTTTAAAGGGAAGCCTATTGTTAGTGAACACTTTAGTAAAAAaccatgatatatatatatatatatataggagaaggatccgttaggaactgccctttattgtgagaaccaatgtgaatggggtggggggttaggtctttttaggtttgggggggggggtgggggtgggggagggggtaggtttttttatgttttgggtggtgtagtgggtttattttgttgtgttcacattgtttctagcggttctcgcaataaagatgGTTCTCACATGAAcactaccatatatatatatatatatggtgggagttcgctacaaagtccattttccTATAAAGTGTAAAAAATCATAAAACActataatgtcaaccataaaacacactcaaaacccacaactaacaaagtgaagattactaaaatgccatatttgtgggttttgtgttgtgtttcgAATGATAAGgttttgattatcgaatgactaacattagaatgttttatgttgattatcatgttgtgttttatattcatagttctacgatggtgtgtttgaagtttctatggactgttagggtttggataatgtgttttagtgatcttcaacCTGTTATTTGTaagttttgaatgtgttttatggctgaaattgtagtgttttatgactttgtacactttgtaggaaaaatggactttgtagcagaaccccaccctatatatatagggtagggttcatgcgagaaccacctttattgcaagaaccacgagaaccaatgtgaacacaaaaaaatacctaagaaaatctaaaaaacacacaatttgttttaatatttttttttgaagaaaatcgctatatttcgacaccaattttttttttcgagtaacaattatcgatgtacatgtgcatatgtatcatttcttggacaaattccgtaatatatTACCAGTCGTAGAcaaatgcactttcatttacactatcaTCCATAATAcattactttttacattaccaatattaaaaatacacatgtgcatcattatgtataatcatgatataacgtgttttggtacaaaaagtttgtgattttaaatgatgaagtaggcccatatacatgttttttggttagttatatctagtggttgatgatttgattatatttgtcactttgtgatgtaatatgttgtttggatggtataaagggtgttgatgtacatgtaataaagtgaaatattggtaatggtattatATTATgtatggtaggaggtaatggtattgtattacggatggtatgaggtaatggtagtgcattatggatggtatgatagataaaagagaaagtgtattcaaagtagggTACCAAAACACACACGTTATAAtatgttcatacatatagatgcataTGTGCATTTCTAATACTGTTAATGTTATAACATGTTCATACATGTAGATggacatgtgcatttctaatattgttaatgtaaaaaagtagtgtattatgaatggtagtgtaaatgaaaatGCAATTATCTAATATTATTAATGTATTACAGAATTTGTCAaaaaatgatacatatgcacatgtgcatggataattgttactcgattttttttttgttttttagtgATGAAATATagagatttaaaaaaaatgttgagtgttttttttttattttttaggtattttttgttgtgttcacactggttctcgcggttctcgcaataaagagtggttcctaacggtctttctcctatatatatatagggttaggttcaaatgaaaaccatatTAAGAGGTGAGAATCATGAGAACTAGGTCATCCATAGGGCTGTTCAAAAAACTCGCGGCTCGCAGTTCGTTCGAAGTTCGCTCGAAAAAAGTTcgaaaaaagctcggctcgaaaaaagctcggctcgaaattggctcggctcgaaattggctcgatGTTAACGAGCCGAGCACGAGCCAAGGTTGGTTCGGTTCGTGGCTCGCTCGTTAGTTGGCTCGTTTGGCTCGCTCGTTTGGCTCGTTatcaatattatatatatatatattaatattttaaagTGTATTCTAaacatatttataattttttttgaatggcGAAATCTCTGATATATCATATACGGCTGCCTTTTCAGTTTTCATTATCAAAACACAGTCCCAAGATGGCGATTCACTTCCCTAGTTGTCGATTCATCTTCAATAATACTCACTAATTATATATTGTTCAAATCTCATTTTCGATTTTGCCCTAACTGTGTAATCGTTCTTCTATGCGCAGGATTGCCGATTGCAGGAGTCTTCAATAATACTCGCTGTTCTTCTTTGCGATTGTTAATTGTTAATAATCGTTCTTCAATAATACTCGCTGTTCTTCTTTGCGATTGTTAATAATCGTTCTTCTTTTGTCGGTATAAGGTAACTTATATTCTTTTGTCGTTCTTCTTTGCGATTGTTAATTGTATGATTTTGCCCTATCTGTTGCTTTTTGGGTGTTTATTTACAGAATCCAAATGTTAGATCTGTTGCTTTTGACATGCTCttcgattttgattttgatttactGAATACATATTCAGTGGTGATGCCCTGTTCGATTTTGACATGCTCTTCGATTTTGATTTACTGAATACATATTCAGTGGTGATGCTTactgttttgattttgatttactGAATACATATTCTGAATTCAGTGGTGATGCCCTGTTCGATTTTGACATGCTCTTCGATTTTGATTTACTGAATACATATTCAGTGGTGATGCTTactgttttgattttgatttactGAATACATATTCTGAATTCAGTGGTGATGCCCTGTTCGATTTTGACATGCTCTTCGATTACTTATTGTTCATTTGACAAAGATGTATTATTGTGTTATTATTTTGTAGGAACCAAGATGTCTTCAAACGTAGAATCTGTTCAGCTAAACGAGGAAGCAAATGATATGGCTGATCTCGTTGAGTTAAGTGATGAAGACAATGTCCAGATAAACGAGGAAGCAAATGATATGGCTGATGAAATTCTAGACAACGAAGGAGATGGTTCAAAACGAAAGTCTTCATCTGGAGCTTGGAGCCATTTTACAACTGTTGAAGTGCAGGAAAACGGGAAGATGGTTAAGAAACATGAGTGTATGCACTGCAAGAAAAAATATGCGCCACAAAGTTCACGGACAACGACACATCTCTTGCGACACTTGAAGAAGTGTGTGTTTGTCAAACGCTTGAAAGGTACAAAAGGTTTTATTAATTTTCAGCCGTCTGATAATGAAAATGCATCTGAATTTAATGCAATGGGTGGTTATGATCAAATGAAATGTAGAGAACTGATTGCAAAATTGATCATAGCTCATGAGCTACCTTTTTCATTCGTCGAGTATCATTGGTTTAATATCTTAATGAAGTATAATAACCCACTTTATCAAAAGGTGAGTAGGGCAACCATTAGGAAGGATTGTATAAAGGTGGTTGAATTAGAACGAGAGAAGTTGAAAAAAGTCTTAAAAAAGGTTGATATGATCTCCCTTACTAGTGATTGCTGGACTTCTAACCAAACAATAGGTTATATGTGTTTGATAGCACACTATATTGACTCTAACTGGAAAATGCAAAAAAGAATTATTGGTTTCAATGAGTTGGCACCACCACATAGTGGTGAGGTTATTTCGGATGCAATTTTAGAGTGTCTTATTAAATGGGGCATTCAAGACAAAATTGGTACAATTACTCTAGATAATGCTTCTAGTAATGATAGGGCTGCTTCAATTTTGAAAAATACTTTTCAGGGGAAGGGAAAATTGCATTTTGAGGGGATGTTTTTTCATGTGAGGTGTTGTGCTCACATATTGAATTTGGTAGTACAAGACGGATTAGGAACAATTGATTGTTGTCTTGTGAAAATTAGAGAGGGGGTCAAGTATTTAAGGAAGTCTCCGGGTCGTCTTTTAAAGTTTGGTGAAATTGCTATAACTCTTGGTATTCCAACCCGTCGATCTTTGTGCATAGATGTAAAAACTAGATGGAACTCCACACATCGAATGCTTGAATCAGCTATGCATTACAAACTTGCCTATCAAGGTTACGCATTGAGAGATTCTAACTTTGAATGGTCTCTCACCGATGACGAGTGGAATAGGGCTCAAAAGGTTTGCAAAGTACTTGAGGTTTTTTTGGATGCAACAAATTTGTTTTCGGGTACATCATATCCGACGACAAATTTGTTCCTTGTTGAAATTTTTAAAGTAAAAAAAGAGATATCTAGTTGTTATATCTCAAATGATGGTTTTTTGAAAAAGATGAGTGAGCCGATGTTcgaaaagtttgaaaaatattGGGGGGAAATTGGGGTTCTTATGGCAATTGCCTCAATTTTAGATCCACGTTTCAAGAAGGTCTCAATTTCGTGGACTTTTGGTAAGTTATATCCTTCCAATGAAGTTGATGATCGGGTTGAAGATGTGATAAATAGGTTACAGTCTCTTTATGTAAAGTACTCCACCGCATTTCACATGGCTAGGGCTTCTAAGAATAACATGATGAGCACATCATCCGGGGCCCCAGACGTTCGCGATAGAATTGAAGATGATTTTTATGCTTTTCTTAAGTCAAGACCAGTTGAAAATACACAAAAAAGTGAAGTTGAGGTGTACTTAGATGAGCCTAATTATATAGTTTTAGAAAACAAAGAATTTGATGTGTTAAGCTGGTGGAGTCAAAATTCCAGCAAGTTTCCAGTTTTAAGCAAAATGGCTCGTAACATTTTTAGCATTCCAATTACAACGGTTGCCTCGGAATCGGCATTTAGTGCCGGAGGACGTATACTAGATGACTACCGAAGCTCTCTCACAAAAGATATGGTCGAGCTTCTAGTTTGTGGAGGCGATTGGATAAAGGCCACATCAAAAACAACTATTCAAACATTACAAGTaagtttatatttatatttatcgttcatctttaattttataattttattactaacatttttattttatttatgcgTAGCAATTGGCAATGGAAGAAGAAAATTTAGAAGTTCCAATCCCGACAAGTGACGATGCATTTAATTGAAGTGAACTTGGTTGTTTTCTGTTTTGGTATTATGTTTTGAACTTGGTTATTTCCTGTTTTGGAATTATGTTTTGAACTCGTCTGTTTACTTTTTTACTTTGGTTGTTTATGTTTTGAACTTGGTTGTAACCAATTTTGGCATTATGTTCCTTCATTCATATTATCATGTTCCTGTACTTCAACAGTTGGTATTATGTTCCAGCAATTTTTGAGTTGTAACCTGCATTTAGGGAATGGGGGCTGCATTTTTATTATGTTCTTGCATTTATGTTATATTCCAGCATGTTTCAATGAGTGATTTTTTCAAGTTCTTTTCCAGCAATAAAACTATTGTCCAGGTATAAATGTGTTAgtttttgaacattttttttttaaaccgagctggctcgtcGAGCCGCGAGCTGGCTCGAACTTATTTCGAACCGAACTCGAGCCCTTATATCCGGCTCGCTATAATTATCGAACCGAGCCCGAGCCGGCTCGTTTAGCTTCGAGCCCGAGCCCAcactggctcggctcggctcgtttacacccctagtcaTCCAAAAGattttctaaaaaatcaaaatttctcaaaaatcttaaaaaaatcacTAGTTTcagcaaaaaaataaataaataaataaaaatgttgcaTACACAAATTTACATGAGGTGTAAAAAATATTTATCATCGTGACAAAATTTACATTAGCGCGTAAACAAAACTTACATCAGGCAAAACTACCGACTCGATAATTTTTTTGTTTGCTTTTTTTTatagatgtgtttataatattttcatctacgtttgAGCAAATAATTGTGACCCAACTCGCGCGGAAAGCAAAAGTTCTTATGGTTCTCATAACCtgtagtggttttcatttgaactgAAATATATATATGACATGTATTTCGTTTAATTAGTACACGTGACTCATCTTTTTCATAATTTGAACAAATATTAAGTCTCCCAACCATCATGTGTGACATTAAAAAATCGACATAAAAtctgtaaaataaaaaaaaaaattgaaatattAAAGCATAGGTATTTTAAACCTTACCTACTAAAACTAATGTAGCTAAGCTAGCAGACGTTGCAAACCCTGCCACATTGGATCTCGATCTACATCTACATCTACATCTAGAGGCAGTTAAAAACCAAACacttgatatatattttttatgcgACCAGATCTGCTAAATCCACTTGAAAGTTCATGTAATCAGACAAAAGCTACTTACAATGTCAGCCCCCTTCAACAAAATCAtaattatgtgttttttttttctgtaaaaaatacaatatttatttattttcatattATAACTTTTTATATGAATGTTTATGAAATAAGAGAACTAAAATTAAATGTGACGTGAGACTAGTAGAAAAGCTAAATACACGGTTGTATGGACAATGTGTAGAAAGATGTAACCAGTCAATAGtgtagatttttttttaattatttaagtCTTGAGATAATAAGTACATGTATAGATGGTCAAACACAAAAAGGAATCATGATGAATCACCAAAGTTGTTTCTGGTAGTACAAGTCACAATTTTAATTCTTATTTTCTAAAATTCCATGAAACAAAAATCTACGGTTGTTAAAAGTaagaaataaatataaagtaGGCCAGTTTTTGTAAGTTCGAACCTTACGGTTCATGaaataaaaaatgattaaaaagtACTCGTGATTTTGATTTTACTAGGTCTTTGTGTAGTCATAACCCTTTTCCTCAAACATAATCTCCCCCTCTCCCACAACCTCCCATAATATATGTGTAATGGATAACCCACTATAACACCAGGGGCGAACCTAGGTGAAGCtcagggtgggcgggcgcaccccttgaaaaaagaaattaagtgtattttttaggcaaaaaacccgaccgcacccccTGAAAATATGCTTGAACCACTTATCTGCACCCCcagcaaataatttctgggtccgccactgtatGACACCCCCTTCAATTAtagatatatatatgtatgtatgtatataggtGTGTAAGAGAAACCAAAACAATAACCCCGGTATGACCATTAGCGAAGCCACGCCCCCCCCACCCCCTAATTTTCCCgaaaccggggggggggggggggaacgtATATACGTATACGAAAGTACTATTCATAAAACTACGCATCGAAAAGTTCGGGAGGTCGGGCGCCCCCCGAGATACACTATCCTACGCCCCTGGGTATGACCATCACGCGTAACCCATAACCCTCCAACATAACCCCTCATAACTCCCATGAGGCGGTGTTCCAGGCGTTATTGGGGCACCATAGGCCCTTTTCACCCCCTCATAGCGCTTGCTTACGCATGACCTGAAAAAGGTGAAAACTTTTACAGTTTACATGTGTATAATTCTTTAAATTCTATAGGATTTACATCTACATTAATTTAAAGAAATTAGGAATTTACTTAGGCGTTTAGACTTCTATAAATGTTCATGTGATGTTTGTATATCTATATAGTGCTATAGATAAAGATTTAAATTCTATAGAATTTACTTTTACAGTAATTTAAAAATATTAGGAATTTCCTTGACGTTTAGACTTCTATAAATGTTTTATGTGATTTTTTGTATATCTATAAAGTGCTATAGATGAAAATTTAAGAAGTTTACACACTCTTAACTCCTTTATTTACTTTTTATTAAAAGAAAAGTTACAATAAAAagacatgtaaataaataattcAGTTTTACTACCTAATATCTAGGGGCAGACCTACTAGTAATGGCGGGGGCAATAGTCCCCTCTCAtccggaaaaaaaaaaaaaaaaaacattgtagTTTTTTGCAAAAATTCTGATCCGACCCTTAAAAGTTTGGTTAATACATTTTGTTTGTGATTTCCCGTTGGGATTACACATCAAATTTTGTTGGGATTACACATCAAGTTTTATTCATTGGATTATATATATTCAATTATGAGAgacaatatataaaaaaaaagttttaagaAAAAAGTCTAGAAAATAGTCATGAACGCTTTTACCCTTTTTACCTTAACGCtctgttcccgagttaacttaacgagggataagaaaagaaagcaaaaatgagaaaggaaaggacgagaaaggaaaaaaaaaagatgacTTTCCCACCGTTTCCTCCCAaatcggaaggaaagaaaaattaaagaatttagcctagttttcctgtcatttcctttcttttcctttcttaaatgaaactcgggaacacgacatgttttattttcctttcttttccttccttaaatgaaactctggaacacaaaatatttttactttctttctgtttcctttcctttccttccGTTAGTAAACTCTGGAACATAGTGTAAAAGCATTTTTTTTATATCAacacataataaaatatttttaaaagaaATTATTCCGGTGACTTGGTTGAAAACATTGTAAATTTTCATTCTAGATCAAGATCTACACTTTTATATGATGATTTAAATTAGCTGAAGATTCGTTTTTTTTCCTTTCAAAAATGCTTTCATAGTGTTAAAATAATTGATTATAAAATACAGGAAAAAGGTAAGGGAGGGAGATCACGTGATATCGCGTGACAAGAGGGTATGTGGAGAATATGATTTGGATTTTGGTATACTTCATCATCCATGTTATGGAGTATGGGTGTTATTTTACTTAAATTAGGTTACAAGTGTGTCCATTTTGGGGAATCTAAGCACGAGATAGGATTAGAGGGTGTCACATGATATATATAGTATAATAATATTATGTGTAGTGACCCGGTCCATTGGAGAAATTCTTTTAAGCATTATGTTTAATGCCAACAAGTTTTAAATTTGATTCCACTTTGTCAAAAGATATCAAATATCATAGTCCGGATATTGTGTggaaagctttttttttttttttttaaacgatgGACTTCATGCATAATGTTATCATACTCTTTAGATCGGAGAGTCACGTATTGCCCTACTTTGGCCAGACTATATTGTCTTAACTAGGCCCACGCTGGCTTCAAAGTTTGCTTTTTGGGCGTTACCCCGAGAAACCATACCGCCGGCTACCACTTGACAGTCAGTTAGACGTATATTTTATTTTACCAAAATAATTCTTTCCAACAAAGATTTAAGTATTAAAAAATTAAGTTATACGTTGCTTGTCCTCTTATTCTGCTCAAATCAGGATTTTTTTTTGTGAATCCTTGAATAAGAGTGAAAGTAAAATGGTCTTGTTTGAAATGAGAGTGGATATGAGAATGTGCGTGATTCAAAATGAGAGTGGAAGATAAATATATAaaggtttaaaaattgatttaaaaaaaataagagtaAACTGTAACTTTACCTCCTGTGGTTTGGGGGCGCTGACACTCTTACCCtctattttcaaaaaaaaatgttgcCTTACCCATCGACTAGTTAAATAGTTTTTGATGATCTTATGTGCATTATTTGAATTGGCTACTATATATCAGAATGATCTTATATGCATTTGTTGATCTTATGTTTGACATTGTAGTGTTAGTAACCATTGTTTGTTCTTGTGACTTTGGATTGTCAAACCATTGTTTGTTCATGTGACTTTGGATAGTCAAACCATTGTTTTATGGATGAGAAACATACAGAAAGGTCATTCTTTTTGCATTCTTTGTGGATTATACCTTGATTAGGATTACATGTTCATCATAACAAGAATTGGATCATACATGTTGATTGCCTATTATATATTGATTAGGATTACATGTTGATAATTTGATTACATGTCCATCATCACAGTTTTGAAAATGATCAGGAAATGATTAGGATTAGATGTTGAATGTGACTTTGGATAGTCAACCAATTGTTTTGTAGTTGAGAAACAAACAAAAGGTCATTCTTTGTGGATTAAACCTTGATTAGGATTACATGTTGATCATTTGATTACATGTTCATCATCACAGTTTTGGAAATCATCAGGAATGATTAGGATTAGATGTTGAATCGTTTGATTAGGAAATGAACACATGCCATGATATGTTGAT is from Helianthus annuus cultivar XRQ/B chromosome 9, HanXRQr2.0-SUNRISE, whole genome shotgun sequence and encodes:
- the LOC118481848 gene encoding zinc finger BED domain-containing protein RICESLEEPER 2-like, translating into MSSNVESVQLNEEANDMADLVELSDEDNVQINEEANDMADEILDNEGDGSKRKSSSGAWSHFTTVEVQENGKMVKKHECMHCKKKYAPQSSRTTTHLLRHLKKCVFVKRLKGTKGFINFQPSDNENASEFNAMGGYDQMKCRELIAKLIIAHELPFSFVEYHWFNILMKYNNPLYQKVSRATIRKDCIKVVELEREKLKKVLKKVDMISLTSDCWTSNQTIGYMCLIAHYIDSNWKMQKRIIGFNELAPPHSGEVISDAILECLIKWGIQDKIGTITLDNASSNDRAASILKNTFQGKGKLHFEGMFFHVRCCAHILNLVVQDGLGTIDCCLVKIREGVKYLRKSPGRLLKFGEIAITLGIPTRRSLCIDVKTRWNSTHRMLESAMHYKLAYQGYALRDSNFEWSLTDDEWNRAQKVCKVLEVFLDATNLFSGTSYPTTNLFLVEIFKVKKEISSCYISNDGFLKKMSEPMFEKFEKYWGEIGVLMAIASILDPRFKKVSISWTFGKLYPSNEVDDRVEDVINRLQSLYVKYSTAFHMARASKNNMMSTSSGAPDVRDRIEDDFYAFLKSRPVENTQKSEVEVYLDEPNYIVLENKEFDVLSWWSQNSSKFPVLSKMARNIFSIPITTVASESAFSAGGRILDDYRSSLTKDMVELLVCGGDWIKATSKTTIQTLQQLAMEEENLEVPIPTSDDAFN